TTCTCCAACATTGTAATTGAACATGGATTGTTATTATGTGTGACTGAATAGATTGATTAATCCATACCATAACGGTCTTTCAAATTTGGATGTAACGACGGAGAAGAATAAATCCAATTAAACACACCTTGTCACgttcaatttatatatatagttttagtTGCTATATGTGAAACCAATGAAAAATCATATATTCAAAATAAAAGGTTAATTTCTTAATTCCATACTCTTAGTTAAccttaattttaataatttatcttattttttaattGAACTCAAAACTTTAAATTGATATTATGTTTTAGGTTTTTATATCTAATCATTTGAGTTCATAtctaaaaaattgaagaaaaaaaaagtggttaaggatttatatatatatatataagaataaaaCTTCAcgaatatatatgtacatatgcTATGTGTAAAATTAAGTACTCTTTTTGCTTGGTATAAAATTAAGTACTCATGGAGAAATAAATGAATTTAGGACCTgacgaagaaaaagaaaagacttAAGATTAGTACATGTTTGCCAAACAAGTACATGACAACTCCTATTTTTTTGCTTTCCCTATTTTATATAATCTTGACAAAAACacggtttttttaaaaaaaaaaaagtataccaTTATTTATGTTTAGATAAGATATAGATATTCAATAAACTTATTTCTTCTTTCCTTATTAGGGAACTAGAACAAATAAATTATACTCTTAAAAAATATCACATgcaattaataatattattatttagtgGTACTAATTTGTTACATACATAAACATTGTTTATTTGGCTGTACGGACAACAAAGGCCCAGCAAATAATGTTGGttctcttttccttcttcttttcaatTTTCAAAGCAATTATTTTCTATAATAATGGGATTGTAGGAATAGAAAGAAGTGCAAACTTacatatatatacgtatatatacaGAGAAAAATGAACTTTTGTTCCTGGAAACTTAAAAATATTGATAGAAATATAAAGATTTTAGAGTTGATATTCTGAGGGTTTacttggaaaaaaaataattaatttaaaatttgactCTACTTAAGTTTTGAGTGTATTCAATTATATATTTAAGCAAAATTAGAAAatgagtttatatttttttggattctatattttgtctcattatctgtttggaccctgtatttgacaaattattttttagaccttctattttgtaaaatagttcaaataaaccaTTAAACCTGactttaataaaaaaatgttgaactaaaatcacaaataactgatcaaactaacaactcataacaaaaacataatcattctgtttaaaaactgtgttgttatatttaattttttattcatcaaaatcaagtttaagggtctatttaaacaattttacaaaacatattgtctaaaaaataatttgtcaaaatataaaATTCAAACATATAATGAGACGAAACATATGTTCCAAAAAATATAAATCCTTAGAAAATTGATCAAGGGAGTAAGAGtactttttttttgggaaaaaaaaGAAACAATGTAGACATgctatctatatattttttttctctgcTATTTAAAAATGAACGAACTTACAAAAAATAAGTAATTTTAGGTTAGTCTGTGTTGGCCAAGAAAGGGTTTGTGCTTTCTTTTTCCTTCGGCCTTCTAAAAAAAAGAGCATATCaagcaatatttatttattttaatgctaTGCCATacttatattttttctaaaaaatatatatatttcttagcTTTGTAGTTGATATGTAATTCAAAGTGATGTGTCACTCCCatattatccaaaaaaaaaaaaaaaagttaccaTACAAATTTATAATTTGTTTCAACTATATAATtcaaagacatttgtttttcattcaataatattaattataataactAAAATTAATTATACACTAACGTATATAAATGTGTGCCTAATAATATTTCTTAAGTTTATGGTAAGATATAAGCATACGATTTCTTTTTCCTCTAATGCATTACAACTAAAATTATTTCACTCCTTTGAAAAAAAAGTCACTAAAGATGCATGTAATAGTATTCAGTGGTATGTGATTGTGTTATAGTGCTACATTGATTGAGAACCTTGTAGTGGAGGATGATCATAACCTTTATGGTTATGCACGAACGTTTCCCAAGAAATTCCAAAATGATTGATTTTCTTGTACTGACACCAAAGCTTTTACGCCACCACTTTTCATGCGCCTGAAAAAACCATAAACGGTTTGCATTAAatgctttcttttatttatttatttatttattttagaatcAGACTTTATTAAATGCTCAAGGACAACtcgaaattataattttttagtaTTATTGTTACTTCAACTATTCGTGATTTACAAAATTGGACTCCCgactataaaatatttttcaaaaaaagatATCGAATTTTTCAACCAATAgcaattatgtgatttttttgactattttttaaaaaaacattattGAAATAGCAATATAAAAGagcaaaaaacaaaataataaatttaagatCTTCAATTTTCCATTTTGGCATTGCCATGTATATTCTCCTTTTTGTCagaaattagtaaaaaaaaaatgcatactAAGACTTAATTGCTGCTGTATGGGTCCATAAActtaattgttattatttattgAGTTTAGAAATTTAATTGAAACATTTTATAATTCAAGAACTAAATTCCTTAATCACAAATAATTAAGAGGATTGACATGCCAAAAACCCTAATTTTTATAAACACAATTTATTATCTATAGTAGAATATTGTAGTATGTAAATTGAAAAATCAATCCAAACTTctcctgtttttttttttttggttaacaTTTATGAATTTATTTGGATGATATTATCAAGgtaaagaaaatagaaaaaacaaGTGTCCATATTCATGATCTCAATTTTAATCCCTTGTTACAGATCGTTTACAAAttgtccatatatatatatatatttaaaatagtgAAAatgattttcaaaattaaaaaccgTGATCAATAGCAAATGATGAATTACTCGTAGTTTGTATAACAATTCTAAGGGCAATTATAAAGTCCGGAGATTTCATTTGTTCTTAAAGAAAAGgattaaaaagttttttttttacttttggatACAGTTACCACTTAATTGATtcgaacaaaaaaaaaacaatttgataAAGTTTGGTGAAATTTCGTTATTAGATGCTATAATATGTCTGGTAAAAGACAAAAAGTTCAAACTTACATACTCAAAACTAgtatcattttttaaaaaaaaaaaaaaaactagtatcTTTGTTTAATGCACAATATGTAATTTTGCAAGTACAAAGTATAAAATAAGTACATGTGGtgcactttattttgtaaaaggGACTCAATTTGAGATTATTTTTGTCATCAAATTTGAATTGCCATAATAACTTTCGTTAGATTATTTTTGGGGATTTAAAAGCACGAAAAACATGAGATTTTTTCTTAATATAGAAAACATAGGAGTTAAATTTAGGGATGTAAATGGAGCAGATCGACCCCGCCCCGCCCCGGATCCACCCCGACCTGCTAAGCTTATGCCCCGACCGACCTGCCCCATTAAGGAATTTGATGCGGGTCGGGTCAGACCCGCCCCGAATGTGATGAAGCAGGTCAGACCCGACCCGGTAAggttattttttctttaataaaagaaagactaattttttaaaatatgttacaatataaaaataaatggcaaaaaaatctctcatactagacataaatgagctacctaaatttttttataaatggtcttgtatactaaaataaaaaaaaattaatatacttCAAATTTTCTCTTCTATCCCTCTTAAATATACTttatcttatttatatatatacatatatatatttggatcgtTGATCACCCTAAATAGTggtagtaatttttattttttttttaaattgttacaaaaaaaaaaaaaaacaacatcaaCCGGGTCGGGTCATGATCCGACCCGCTTCAATTGCTAGTGGGTCGGGTCGGATCTTGACCCGCCCCATTATTGCTCCGGTTATATTCGAATCATGAGCGCCCCGTCGGGTCGGGGCTCCAACCAGCCCCGATCCGCCGGATTTTTTTACCATCCCTAGTTAAATTTGTGTTATTAGAGTACTTGAAATATTTACAAATAAATCAGAAAAGTCCAAATATATAGATAAAGAATTCAATAAAATACTTTTCCTTTTATATCCCCAAAGCTTTTCATAGTAAAATTCAAGTGTTAACCCAAAGCATAAACGATCTTCAATCAAAGCTCTTATGTTATCTCAACATGATTTGTAGAGATTGATCATTTTCTAATATAATTTATGAAGTTTAAAAGACGTCCACACAGACCCTTCTTTTAGTGTTAGTCAGATGGGTGTAAAATGGGTTTATATCATCAAAgtccctaatttttttttctaaaaactaTCACTTAGGTCCCTAAAATTTATTTTGTATCACTTAGGTCCTCAAACTTACTAAATGTGTATCACGTAGGTCTTTTCAGTTAGAAAATAAATTACAGAATAtacaacaaaaatatatttatgactCAGTTAATTACAAAACAAATTAATTGGGTTATAAATTGATTTCTGATAGGCCATAAATCGTTTTCTATTACGTATTCTGTAAACAAATTTTCCAACTAAAATGACATATGTGATACACATTTAGCAAGTTCGGGGACATAAGGGCAACTCCAACCATGATCACTAAAATGGTGTTGAACCAACATCAAAATGAGGTAATTTtaacactatattttttttccaaTCCAATCATAACActaaaaattacaccaaaaaaatatattcaaCATTATTATATTCTCTGCAAAGTacacattatattattatattattttatcttacaaattaaataatatacatatatttatatatataaaatattaatataaaacacaaaaaaaatttaaaaaaaattgccgTAGTGAACAGTGCCACATCAATAATGTCGTGGCACTGTTCATCTCCACATTTTTGCAATATCATTTAGAGTCTCATTAAAGTGATATATGGTGTAGGATCAACACCAAATTGGTATTTTGCAGTCACATTGAAGTTGGTCTAAGTGATACAAAATAAAGCGGTAACCTAAGTGATGAAAAAGATGGGTGTCTCTAGTGATATAAACCCGTGTAAAAGACTTGAGAATCTGGTCACTGTGGACTGCACTTGGATGGTTTGTGAAATAGACATTAGTCTCACCAAGACCATTGAAAATCCATAATAACCGACCCAACCCTTTTGAGATTGTGAATCTGATAACCATATTGGTTAATTCTGTTGTATTTTGTAGCTGTATTGTTTACTTGTCTAAACAAGATTAGTTAGAGATAGGTGTGCTTTATTTTCGGTTAAACATTTCTGTTGTAACAACTCTCTCTTGTAACAGCTACTCTATAAATAAATTCTTAATCTCTCATTTGAGATTAAGCTTTTCTCCAAATTCTCTCAAGAAACTCTTTCATCAAAAACTCTGTTAGAATCAAACTGAGAGTGGAGCTAGAAAAAGTTGTATTACAATTGAGAGGGAAAGGTCATTTATTAATACGATTGGAGctctaatttaaaatcaattgTAAAATGCAGTAACTCTTTCCTATATGGCTGCTGGTGCCACTGGAGCGGTTGGATGAGGACGAATGTTGATGATTCGTGGATGCAGAGCAGCTGAGTGTAGTTTCAAAGATTAAGGAGTTGTTAAGGCCTTAAGGGCCATAACACCGGCTTGCTAAGGCATTGGTTTGTCTATTTATATGTTCTTGGGCTATTATGGCTAACCAAATGGAAAAATTCTTTTTGTGGAGTGATTTGATTGTCTTCCAAAAGCTTAGTTTGAGCAAAGCTGATTAGATAGGTTTCCAAAAGTACAAAAATTAGTAAGGCAACTTTTTGAGTCTCAGACTAATTTCTTAAGCGTACGTCAGATTCTTAAGTTTAATATAAATTAACAGTCTTCAATTTAACAATGTGTTAAAGCTGCAAAGACGTAACAATTGAAACAATTGAAATTGAAAACTTTGAACCCAAAAATCTGGCTCTAATTAGTTTGGTTTTTGGACAGTATCTTCAGTAAGTAAATATTTACAAATGTTGCAATGTAACATAAACTCATGTCAATTCACACAAATCTTCACTTACGGTCCGATTCAAACTTGCTACAAGGCTGGTGTTATGCTCACACAAAGTACAAACACCAGTTTTCACTCATAAATTGTAATTAGAATCATGAATGGCTCTTGAGCCATTTTTAAGTGTCTAAGGTTCACATGGAACTCACTAGGCCTCTTGCATACATAACTAGTTAGCATTCCTATCTTTGACGCTTTTAAGTCCCAAGCTACTCTCTCTGAActaaattttttgttttgaacAAAACAATGTTAAAATTCAGCAAAAGACTAGATGCAAtccattttattatatatgtgcTAGTTTTGCTAGCATATTTTTCATACATGTCCATGTCCTTTCAAATGAACAAGCTCTTTCCGAAAGGTATCACAATGATAAAAATTAAGCTCTTACTTATGGTATCAAAACAACTGAACCAGTTGTTCTTCGATCTTCGAGGTCTGCATGTGCCCGAGGTGCTTCAGACAGAGGGTATGTGTGATTTACTCGAACTCGCAGAACACCTGATGCAACATTAGCAAAGACCTCGCCTGCAGCTGCCAATAACTCATCTCGGGATACATTGTATTGAAAGAGAGCCGGCCTTGCCAAGAACAAAGATTTTTCTGCAATAGCTGATAATGGTACCGGATCAGGTGTCCCTGATGACTGTCCATAACTCACCATGTATCCTCGAAGTTTTAAGCATGCCAATGAGCCCTGTAAGATTATAATTTCTCTATAAGATTCTTCTCTGCATCATGATCTACAAGCCCGGCTAAGCAGAACTTGTTATAAATGAATCAACATAATGAATGCCAATATGCATCTTTGCAAccatatatatacaaaactttTCTGGTTCTTTATAAATGAATATACAGAACGTTTCAATTATCATTACCTCAAAGGTATCCTTTCCCACAGAGTCATAGACAACATGGACCCCATTGCCCGATGTAATCTCATTCACACGACCAACAAAATCTTCTTCCTTGTACACTATGACATGGTGAGCTCCATCATCCTTGGCTAGAGCAGCTTTTTCCTTGGTTGAGACAGTTCCAATTACAGTAGCGCCAAGAGCATTGGCCCACTGGCACAATAGAGATCCAACTCCACCAGCTGCAGCATGAACAAGAATGGTGTGTCCAGGCTCAACCTGTAAAGAAACGACTAAGGAAGATCAAGTAGCAATTGTTAATAACATTGCTATCTATTTACATTGATATATGTACAATAAGTATGAAATCCATAGTTCTTGACCTGCCTAATTTGTTTCAAGCTTAATGGAAAATTGAAAATGCATACAAAAGATGTACCTTGAAACAACGACGGAGTAGAAACTGAGCCGTCATGCCCTTAAGAATGACAGACGCAGCAATGACGGGAGCAATAGATTCAGGAACAGGAACAACTTTGTCTGCAGGAAGGATCTGCTCTTCAGTATAAGAGCCCAATGGACTTCCAACAT
This genomic interval from Humulus lupulus chromosome 8, drHumLupu1.1, whole genome shotgun sequence contains the following:
- the LOC133798048 gene encoding uncharacterized protein LOC133798048 isoform X1, whose protein sequence is MAFLKLKLDIQPIQQLLPTHLVSSHLNQSSKLFPKYTTNCYKISSTSSTLGTQKFAVRALSTPAPSPVEMGKAIRVHEHGGPEVLKWEDVEIGEPKEGEIRVKNKAIGLNFIDVYFRRGFYKVDTMPFTPGMEACGVVTAVGPGLTGRQVGDLVAYAGSRGGSHVGSPLGSYTEEQILPADKVVPVPESIAPVIAASVILKGMTAQFLLRRCFKVEPGHTILVHAAAGGVGSLLCQWANALGATVIGTVSTKEKAALAKDDGAHHVIVYKEEDFVGRVNEITSGNGVHVVYDSVGKDTFEGSLACLKLRGYMVSYGQSSGTPDPVPLSAIAEKSLFLARPALFQYNVSRDELLAAAGEVFANVASGVLRVRVNHTYPLSEAPRAHADLEDRRTTGSVVLIP
- the LOC133798048 gene encoding uncharacterized protein LOC133798048 isoform X3, whose product is MGKAIRVHELGGPEVLKWEDVEIGEPKEGEIRVKNKAIGLNFIDVYFRRGFYKVDTMPFTPGMEACGVVTAVGPGLTGRQVGDLVAYAGSRGGSHVGSPLGSYTEEQILPADKVVPVPESIAPVIAASVILKGMTAQFLLRRCFKVEPGHTILVHAAAGGVGSLLCQWANALGATVIGTVSTKEKAALAKDDGAHHVIVYKEEDFVGRVNEITSGNGVHVVYDSVGKDTFEGSLACLKLRGYMVSYGQSSGTPDPVPLSAIAEKSLFLARPALFQYNVSRDELLAAAGEVFANVASGVLRVRVNHTYPLSEAPRAHADLEDRRTTGSVVLIP